One segment of Halalkalicoccus tibetensis DNA contains the following:
- a CDS encoding DEAD/DEAH box helicase: MAIRLTYEGGTIRADGPDEDVEALRGAEPTDPILEYDPRSRTYRAPAFRYAELRDRLDDRGIAYEDLVLGTPTLRGLASDYELRSYQQEALEAWRGNGDRGVLELPTGSGKTVIAVKAIEALATPTLVVVPTIDLLEQWHAELRAEFDVPIGRFGGGVQAREAITVSTYDSAYLKADSVGDVFPLVVFDEVHHLGGKGYREIARLLAAPHRLGLTATFERPDRAHETIEELVGPVVYRTSADELAGEHLAPYDVKRIEVSLTEAERAEYEEVQETFVSYLRESGIDMQRGSDYQEIVKRSGNDPKAREALLAKQRAREIVSNADRKVEELGAILDRHRGERVIVFTAHNDLVYRLSERFLIPAITHRTGTEERREILERFREGTYSRVVASNVLDEGVDVPDASVAVVLSGSGSEREFTQRLGRVLRPGEGKRALLYELVSEDTAEENVAARRR, from the coding sequence GTGGCGATACGGCTCACCTACGAGGGCGGGACGATCCGCGCCGACGGGCCCGACGAGGACGTCGAGGCCCTCCGCGGAGCGGAGCCGACCGACCCGATCCTCGAGTACGACCCCCGCAGCCGGACCTACAGGGCCCCCGCGTTCCGGTACGCGGAGCTTCGCGACCGGCTCGACGACCGGGGGATCGCGTACGAAGACCTGGTCCTCGGAACGCCCACGCTCCGCGGGCTCGCCTCCGATTACGAGCTACGATCCTACCAACAGGAGGCCCTCGAGGCGTGGCGCGGGAACGGCGATCGGGGCGTGCTCGAGCTCCCGACGGGCAGCGGAAAGACGGTGATCGCCGTGAAGGCCATCGAGGCGCTCGCGACCCCGACGCTCGTCGTCGTCCCCACGATCGACCTCCTCGAACAGTGGCACGCGGAGCTGCGCGCGGAGTTCGACGTCCCTATCGGACGGTTCGGCGGCGGCGTTCAGGCCCGGGAGGCGATCACCGTCTCGACCTACGACTCGGCGTATCTCAAGGCCGACTCGGTCGGCGACGTCTTCCCCCTGGTGGTCTTCGACGAGGTCCACCACCTCGGCGGGAAGGGGTACAGGGAGATCGCCCGCCTGCTGGCAGCGCCCCACCGACTGGGCCTGACCGCGACCTTCGAGCGTCCCGACAGGGCTCACGAGACGATCGAGGAGCTGGTCGGGCCCGTCGTCTATCGGACGAGCGCCGACGAGCTCGCGGGCGAGCACCTCGCGCCCTACGACGTCAAGCGGATCGAAGTGTCGCTCACTGAGGCCGAACGCGCCGAGTACGAGGAGGTCCAGGAGACGTTCGTCTCCTACCTCCGGGAGTCGGGCATCGACATGCAGCGGGGCAGCGACTACCAGGAGATCGTGAAGCGTTCCGGCAACGACCCGAAGGCCCGCGAGGCCTTGCTCGCGAAACAGCGCGCCCGCGAGATCGTCTCGAACGCCGACCGGAAGGTCGAGGAGCTGGGCGCGATCCTCGATCGCCACCGCGGCGAACGGGTCATCGTCTTCACCGCGCACAACGACCTGGTCTACCGGCTCTCCGAGCGCTTCCTTATCCCGGCGATCACCCACCGGACGGGGACCGAGGAACGACGCGAGATACTCGAGCGCTTCCGCGAGGGTACCTACTCGCGGGTCGTCGCCTCGAACGTCCTCGACGAGGGGGTCGACGTCCCTGACGCCAGCGTCGCGGTCGTGCTGTCG
- a CDS encoding nucleotide exchange factor GrpE → MSNEEPAAPEEDREHEEPSAAETAEAAREDAENGAAGERGRAEELEADLEEREERVEELESKLKRTQADFQNYKKRAKKRQKQVEERATEDLVERLLDVRDNLNRAVEEESEDVESLQEGVEMTLSEFDRVLEEEGVSEVAPEPGAEVDPQRHEVMMRVESDRPKGSVDEVYTSGYEMGEKVLRPAQVTVSDGNEE, encoded by the coding sequence ATGAGCAACGAGGAGCCGGCGGCCCCCGAGGAGGACCGAGAACATGAGGAGCCATCGGCGGCCGAGACCGCCGAGGCGGCCAGGGAAGACGCCGAGAACGGGGCGGCGGGCGAACGGGGACGAGCCGAGGAGCTCGAGGCCGACCTCGAGGAGCGCGAGGAGCGCGTCGAGGAGCTCGAATCGAAGCTCAAACGCACGCAGGCGGACTTCCAGAACTACAAGAAGCGCGCGAAGAAGCGCCAGAAGCAGGTCGAGGAGCGCGCGACCGAGGACCTCGTCGAGCGCCTGCTCGACGTCCGGGACAACCTGAACCGGGCCGTCGAGGAGGAGAGCGAGGACGTCGAGAGCCTCCAGGAAGGCGTCGAGATGACCCTCTCAGAGTTCGACCGCGTCCTGGAGGAGGAGGGCGTGAGCGAGGTCGCCCCGGAGCCCGGAGCCGAGGTCGATCCGCAGCGCCACGAGGTGATGATGCGCGTCGAGAGCGATCGTCCGAAGGGCAGCGTCGACGAGGTCTACACCTCGGGCTACGAGATGGGCGAGAAGGTGCTGCGGCCGGCGCAGGTGACGGTCAGCGACGGGAACGAGGAGTAA
- the dnaK gene encoding molecular chaperone DnaK has protein sequence MASNKILGIDLGTTNSAFAVMEGGDPEIIVNGEGDRTTPSVVAFTDDDERLVGKPAKNQAIQNPDRTIASIKRHMGEEDYSVEIEGEEYTPEQLSAMILQKIKRDAEEYLGDDVEKAVITVPAYFNDKQRQATKDAGEIAGFEVERIVNEPTAASMAYGLDDESDQTVMVYDLGGGTFDVSVLDLGGGVYEVVATNGDNDLGGDDWDQAVIDHLAEEFESEHGIDLREDRQALQRLKDAAEEAKIELSSRKETDINLPFITATDSGPVHLETSLTRAKFESLTSDLIERTVGPTEQALSDAGYDADDIDEVILVGGSTRMPQVQEKVEGIVDQEPKKNVNPDEAVALGAAIQGGVLGGEVDDIVLLDVTPLSLGIEVKGGLFERLIEKNTTIPTEESKIFTTAADNQTSVQVRVFQGEREMAEENELLGEFMLSGIPPAPAGTPQIEVSFNIDENGIVNVSAEDQGSGNKEDITIEGGAGLSDEEIDRMQSEAEEHAEEDQQRRERIEARNDAESAVQRARSLLEENEEELDEELIEEIEAEIDEVEAVLEDEDAETEEIKSATEDLSKALQEIGKQMYQDAEGAAGAGAGGPGGAAGAGPGGMGDMGGAGGPGEAGGAAGAGGGQEGEYVDADFEDVEDEDEQ, from the coding sequence ATGGCGAGTAACAAGATTCTCGGTATCGATCTCGGAACCACCAACAGCGCCTTTGCGGTCATGGAGGGTGGGGACCCCGAGATCATCGTCAACGGCGAGGGCGACCGGACGACGCCGTCCGTGGTCGCGTTCACCGACGACGACGAGCGCCTCGTCGGCAAGCCGGCGAAGAACCAGGCGATCCAGAACCCCGACCGGACGATCGCCTCGATCAAACGCCACATGGGCGAGGAGGACTACTCCGTCGAGATCGAAGGGGAAGAGTACACCCCCGAGCAGCTCTCGGCGATGATCCTCCAGAAGATCAAGCGCGACGCCGAGGAGTACCTCGGCGACGACGTCGAGAAGGCCGTCATCACCGTCCCGGCGTACTTCAACGACAAGCAGCGCCAGGCGACGAAGGACGCCGGCGAGATCGCGGGCTTCGAGGTCGAGCGCATCGTCAACGAGCCCACCGCCGCCTCGATGGCCTACGGCCTCGACGACGAGTCCGACCAGACCGTGATGGTCTACGACCTCGGGGGCGGGACGTTCGACGTTTCCGTACTCGATCTCGGCGGCGGGGTCTACGAGGTCGTCGCGACCAACGGGGACAACGACCTCGGGGGCGACGACTGGGACCAGGCCGTCATCGACCACCTCGCCGAGGAGTTCGAGAGCGAGCACGGGATCGACCTCCGGGAGGACCGCCAGGCGCTCCAGCGCCTCAAGGACGCCGCCGAGGAGGCGAAGATCGAGCTCTCCAGTCGAAAGGAGACCGACATCAACCTGCCGTTCATCACGGCGACCGACTCGGGTCCCGTGCACCTCGAGACCTCGCTGACCCGCGCGAAGTTCGAGTCCCTCACATCGGACCTGATCGAGCGCACCGTCGGCCCGACCGAGCAGGCGCTCAGCGACGCGGGCTACGACGCCGACGACATCGACGAGGTCATCCTCGTCGGCGGATCCACGAGAATGCCCCAGGTCCAGGAGAAGGTCGAGGGGATCGTCGACCAGGAACCGAAGAAGAACGTCAACCCCGACGAGGCCGTCGCGCTGGGCGCGGCGATCCAGGGCGGCGTTCTGGGCGGCGAGGTCGACGACATCGTCCTGCTCGACGTCACGCCGCTGAGCCTCGGTATCGAGGTCAAGGGCGGCCTGTTCGAGCGCCTCATCGAGAAGAACACCACGATCCCGACCGAGGAGTCGAAGATCTTCACCACCGCCGCCGACAACCAGACCTCCGTGCAGGTCCGGGTGTTCCAGGGCGAGCGCGAGATGGCCGAGGAGAACGAGCTGCTCGGCGAGTTCATGCTCTCGGGCATCCCGCCGGCGCCCGCGGGCACGCCGCAGATCGAGGTCTCGTTCAACATCGACGAGAACGGGATCGTCAACGTCTCAGCCGAGGACCAGGGCTCGGGCAACAAGGAGGACATCACCATCGAGGGCGGCGCGGGCCTCTCGGACGAGGAGATCGACCGCATGCAGAGCGAGGCCGAGGAGCACGCCGAGGAGGACCAGCAGCGCCGCGAGCGCATCGAGGCGCGCAACGACGCCGAGAGCGCGGTCCAGCGCGCCCGCAGCCTCCTCGAGGAGAACGAGGAGGAGCTCGACGAGGAGCTGATCGAGGAGATCGAGGCCGAGATCGACGAGGTCGAAGCAGTGCTCGAGGACGAGGACGCCGAGACCGAGGAGATCAAGTCCGCGACCGAGGACCTGAGCAAGGCGCTTCAGGAGATCGGCAAGCAGATGTATCAGGACGCCGAGGGTGCCGCGGGCGCCGGCGCTGGCGGTCCCGGCGGGGCGGCCGGTGCGGGTCCCGGCGGCATGGGCGACATGGGCGGTGCGGGCGGCCCCGGCGAAGCCGGCGGCGCGGCCGGTGCCGGCGGCGGCCAGGAGGGCGAGTACGTCGACGCCGACTTCGAGGACGTAGAGGACGAGGACGAACAGTAG
- a CDS encoding SDR family oxidoreductase has translation MNVLIAGSHGGVGQHITELLAESEHTARAMVRDESQVDEMEEEFGVDVVVADLTEDVSHALTGCDAVIFAAGSSGEDVEGVDRDGAIRLIDEAEKQGAERFVMLSSINADRPEESPEGLQPYLEAKLAADEHLQDSDLTYTIVRPGELTDDPATGRIEAARRVERGRITRADVARTLVAALDVETTHGETFELIEGEEPIEDALEGL, from the coding sequence GTGAACGTACTCATTGCGGGCTCACATGGCGGGGTCGGACAGCACATCACCGAGCTGCTCGCCGAAAGCGAGCACACGGCACGCGCGATGGTCCGGGACGAATCGCAGGTCGACGAGATGGAGGAAGAGTTCGGCGTCGACGTGGTCGTCGCGGACCTCACCGAGGACGTCTCGCACGCCCTCACCGGCTGTGATGCGGTGATCTTCGCGGCGGGCTCGAGCGGCGAGGACGTCGAGGGGGTCGATCGCGACGGCGCGATCCGGCTGATCGACGAGGCCGAGAAGCAGGGTGCAGAACGGTTCGTCATGCTCAGCTCGATCAACGCCGACCGACCCGAGGAGAGCCCCGAGGGGCTGCAGCCGTATCTCGAAGCCAAACTCGCCGCGGACGAACACCTCCAGGACAGCGACCTGACCTACACGATCGTTCGGCCGGGCGAGCTGACCGACGATCCCGCCACGGGGCGGATCGAGGCCGCCCGCCGCGTCGAGCGCGGACGGATCACGCGTGCTGACGTCGCCCGGACGCTCGTCGCCGCGCTCGACGTCGAGACCACCCACGGGGAGACCTTCGAGCTGATCGAGGGCGAGGAGCCGATCGAGGACGCCCTCGAGGGACTCTGA
- a CDS encoding glycosyl hydrolase, which yields MSLLAGTDDGVFRLATDSTDDARRVLDAGRVMRLRTFDAFEGVFAASKTGLYRSLDGGDSWTDLGVPREEIYSVVAAPDGGRLYVGTHPAHLYVSVDGEGGEWRELTGFQELPSRGEWYTPRHRDEAHIRSLGVHPDVPERVIAGVEVGGVHVSDDEGNAWSERKEGVHDDVHHVLVLRPAEYVASTGSGLYRTTDAGRSWTRLDGDLDHRYFREAITHDGRLYAAAARGSPGSWSGESGADAALFESEGGMDFEQVAYPGGPEEVVLAWAVVDGIVTAGTNDGRMLRRADGTWRDCGTLPAGVRSLTAI from the coding sequence ATGTCACTACTGGCGGGAACTGACGACGGCGTGTTCCGGCTAGCGACCGATTCGACCGACGACGCGCGACGGGTGCTCGATGCCGGGCGAGTCATGCGGCTTCGGACGTTCGACGCGTTCGAGGGGGTCTTCGCCGCCTCGAAGACCGGGCTATATCGCTCGCTCGACGGGGGCGATTCGTGGACTGACCTCGGGGTGCCCCGCGAGGAGATCTACTCGGTCGTGGCCGCGCCCGATGGCGGACGTCTCTATGTGGGCACGCACCCGGCACACCTGTACGTCTCGGTCGACGGGGAGGGCGGGGAATGGCGCGAGCTCACGGGGTTCCAGGAGCTGCCCTCGCGCGGGGAGTGGTACACCCCACGACACCGAGACGAGGCCCACATCCGGAGCCTCGGGGTCCATCCCGACGTCCCCGAGCGGGTCATCGCCGGCGTCGAGGTCGGCGGGGTCCACGTCAGCGACGACGAGGGCAACGCTTGGAGCGAGCGAAAGGAGGGTGTCCACGACGACGTTCACCACGTGCTCGTCCTCAGGCCGGCGGAGTACGTCGCCTCGACGGGGTCGGGGCTGTATCGAACCACGGACGCGGGACGGTCCTGGACCCGGCTCGACGGTGATCTCGATCATCGATACTTCCGGGAGGCGATCACCCACGATGGACGGCTGTACGCCGCGGCGGCCCGCGGCTCGCCCGGGTCGTGGTCCGGCGAGAGCGGGGCCGACGCCGCGCTGTTCGAGTCCGAGGGCGGGATGGATTTCGAGCAAGTGGCCTACCCGGGCGGCCCCGAGGAGGTCGTCCTCGCGTGGGCCGTCGTCGACGGGATCGTGACGGCGGGGACGAACGACGGGCGTATGCTGCGGCGGGCGGACGGGACGTGGCGGGACTGTGGCACACTGCCGGCCGGGGTCAGGTCGCTGACGGCGATCTGA
- the dnaJ gene encoding molecular chaperone DnaJ — MSEDFYDVLGVSRDADEDEINQAFRKKAAKYHPDVSDEPDAEEKFKKAKKAKEVLTDEQQRSAYDRMGHEQFEQAEKRGGFDAGGAGGFGGAGAGGFGGGGGGLGDIFEQFFGGSGGGGRRQGADLQTRLSVTLEEIYEGVEKEMTINRPEECPSCDGAGGENPETCPECNGQGQVTQVQQTPFGRMQQTQACPNCRGDGQVYEETCGECRGDGQVTRETTLSVEIPKGIRDGQSLRMEREGAPGERGGPKGDLLIEIRVEDHPDFERDGDDLRHRKPISFPKAVFGATVEVPTMDGTVEMDVPAGTQSGERFRLEGKGMPRLRRRGRGDLYVSIQVVTPEELNDEQREALETFAEAGGEEIEVEQGFFEKIKSSL, encoded by the coding sequence ATGAGCGAGGATTTCTACGACGTCCTCGGCGTGAGTCGGGACGCCGACGAGGACGAGATCAACCAGGCCTTCCGGAAGAAGGCCGCCAAGTACCACCCGGACGTCAGCGACGAGCCGGACGCAGAGGAGAAGTTCAAGAAGGCGAAGAAGGCAAAGGAGGTGCTGACGGACGAACAACAGCGCTCGGCCTACGACCGGATGGGCCACGAGCAGTTCGAGCAGGCCGAGAAGCGCGGCGGCTTCGACGCCGGCGGCGCCGGCGGGTTCGGGGGCGCCGGCGCGGGCGGCTTCGGCGGTGGCGGTGGCGGCCTCGGCGACATCTTCGAGCAGTTCTTCGGCGGGAGCGGTGGCGGCGGCCGCCGGCAGGGTGCGGACCTCCAGACCCGACTGTCCGTCACCCTCGAGGAGATCTACGAGGGCGTCGAGAAGGAGATGACGATCAACCGCCCCGAGGAATGTCCCTCGTGTGACGGCGCGGGCGGGGAGAACCCCGAGACCTGCCCCGAGTGTAACGGGCAGGGTCAGGTCACTCAGGTCCAACAGACCCCCTTCGGCCGGATGCAGCAGACCCAGGCCTGCCCCAACTGTCGGGGCGACGGCCAGGTCTACGAGGAGACCTGCGGCGAGTGTCGCGGCGACGGGCAGGTCACCCGCGAGACCACGCTCTCGGTCGAGATTCCGAAGGGGATCCGCGACGGCCAGTCGCTGCGGATGGAACGGGAGGGCGCGCCCGGCGAGCGGGGCGGTCCGAAGGGCGACCTCCTGATCGAGATCCGGGTCGAGGACCATCCCGACTTCGAGCGCGACGGCGACGACCTGCGCCACAGGAAGCCGATCTCCTTCCCGAAGGCCGTCTTCGGCGCCACCGTCGAGGTGCCGACGATGGACGGCACGGTAGAGATGGACGTCCCGGCGGGCACCCAGAGCGGCGAGCGCTTCCGCCTCGAAGGGAAAGGGATGCCCCGGCTGCGCCGGCGCGGACGGGGGGACCTCTACGTCTCGATCCAGGTCGTCACGCCCGAGGAGCTCAACGACGAACAGCGCGAGGCCCTCGAAACCTTCGCGGAGGCCGGCGGCGAGGAGATCGAGGTCGAACAGGGCTTCTTCGAGAAGATCAAGAGCTCGCTGTAA
- a CDS encoding DJ-1/PfpI family protein has product MTGKKILLLAGDFVEDYEVMVPFQALGTVGHEVHAVCPEKEAGETVKTAIHDFEGDQTYTEKPGHDFELTHDFESVDPAEYDALVVPGGRAPEYLRTYDGVLEIVRHFFEADKPVASLCHGLQVLAAADVLDGRTCTAYPALEPEVRAAGAEWTDEVTREGNLVTAQAWPDHPAWLAEFLDLLGTDVEHAEPAPADD; this is encoded by the coding sequence ATGACTGGCAAGAAGATCCTGTTACTGGCCGGCGATTTCGTCGAGGACTACGAGGTAATGGTGCCGTTCCAGGCGCTGGGGACGGTGGGCCACGAGGTCCACGCGGTCTGTCCCGAGAAGGAGGCAGGCGAGACCGTGAAGACGGCGATCCACGACTTCGAGGGCGACCAGACCTATACGGAGAAACCGGGGCATGACTTCGAGCTGACCCACGACTTCGAGAGCGTGGATCCCGCGGAGTACGACGCGCTCGTCGTGCCGGGCGGACGCGCGCCCGAGTACCTCCGGACCTACGACGGGGTGCTCGAGATCGTCCGACACTTCTTCGAGGCCGACAAGCCCGTCGCGTCGCTCTGTCACGGCCTGCAGGTGCTCGCGGCCGCCGACGTCCTCGACGGGCGGACCTGCACCGCCTACCCGGCGCTCGAACCCGAGGTCCGCGCGGCCGGGGCCGAGTGGACCGACGAGGTGACCCGCGAGGGAAACCTCGTGACCGCCCAGGCCTGGCCCGACCACCCCGCGTGGCTCGCGGAGTTCCTCGACCTGCTCGGGACCGACGTCGAGCACGCCGAGCCCGCGCCCGCGGACGACTGA
- a CDS encoding AMP-binding protein: protein MDSIDGEVVHEPSPEFAANTNVAAFMDRHDLADYGELIDRTCTDLEWFWDELVDYLGIEFYEDYDRVRDDSEGPQFTDWYPGGELNVAHNTVDRHAAPGSETRNEVACIWEGEPGEVRQVTYHDLHRQANQVANALEERGVGTGDTVGLYMPMVPEVIAILYGCFKVGAIAVPIFSGFGTDATATRIADSEPSVLFTGDGFYRRGSEVRLKESADEAISEAGHVEHTIVYERLESDYERQERDETWVEAIGSQSDEYETKSLPSDQESMLLYSSGTTGKPKGIVHTHAGVGVQCPKEVHFGMDLKPADRFFWVSDVGWMMGPWTMIGTHTFGGTMVMYEGSPDHPQPDRFWEMIDRHSITQFGISPTAIRALRKYGDEPLEGHDLSSLRILGSTGEPWDPESWQWFYEKVGGSEAPIINISGGTEICGCFLMPMPNQPLKPCTLGGPGLGMDIDIVNSQGESVADEGERGFLVARDSCPSMTKSLWEGDERYLQEYWSSFEDPPLWDHGDWAQKDEDGFWFLHGRADDALNVAGRKVGPAEVEGALMDHEAVNQAAAVGVPDDTTGTAVVTYVVLEEGVEEGDELREELRGQVGEELGKPFRPREVLFVAEFPKTQSGKVVRRAIQAAYTGEELGDTGSIENPEALEGLEEAR, encoded by the coding sequence ATGGACTCGATCGACGGGGAGGTCGTTCACGAGCCGTCCCCGGAGTTCGCCGCGAACACGAACGTCGCGGCGTTCATGGACAGACACGACCTCGCGGACTACGGGGAGCTGATCGACCGGACCTGCACGGACCTCGAGTGGTTCTGGGACGAACTGGTCGACTACTTAGGGATCGAGTTCTACGAGGACTACGATCGCGTTCGCGACGACAGCGAGGGCCCGCAGTTCACCGACTGGTACCCCGGCGGCGAGCTCAACGTCGCGCACAACACCGTCGATCGCCACGCCGCCCCCGGTAGCGAGACCCGAAACGAGGTCGCCTGCATCTGGGAGGGCGAGCCCGGCGAGGTCAGACAGGTCACGTATCACGACCTCCACCGGCAGGCCAATCAGGTCGCGAACGCCCTCGAGGAGCGGGGGGTCGGGACGGGCGACACGGTCGGGCTGTACATGCCGATGGTCCCCGAGGTGATCGCGATCCTGTATGGCTGTTTCAAGGTCGGCGCGATCGCCGTGCCGATCTTCTCGGGCTTCGGCACCGACGCCACCGCCACCCGGATCGCCGACTCGGAGCCCTCCGTCCTCTTCACCGGCGACGGCTTCTACCGGCGGGGCAGCGAGGTACGCCTCAAGGAATCGGCCGACGAGGCCATCTCGGAGGCGGGCCACGTCGAGCACACGATCGTCTACGAACGGCTCGAGAGCGACTACGAGCGCCAGGAGCGCGATGAAACGTGGGTGGAGGCGATCGGGAGCCAGTCCGACGAGTACGAGACGAAGTCACTGCCCTCCGATCAGGAGTCGATGCTGCTGTACTCCTCGGGCACCACCGGCAAGCCGAAGGGGATCGTTCACACCCACGCCGGGGTCGGGGTCCAGTGCCCCAAGGAGGTCCACTTCGGGATGGATCTCAAGCCCGCCGACCGCTTCTTCTGGGTGAGCGACGTCGGCTGGATGATGGGCCCCTGGACGATGATCGGGACCCACACGTTCGGCGGGACGATGGTGATGTACGAGGGCTCGCCCGACCATCCCCAACCGGATCGGTTCTGGGAGATGATCGACCGCCACTCGATCACGCAGTTCGGGATCAGCCCGACGGCGATCCGCGCGCTGCGCAAGTACGGCGACGAACCCCTCGAGGGGCACGACCTCTCGAGCCTGCGCATCCTGGGCTCGACCGGCGAGCCCTGGGACCCCGAGTCCTGGCAGTGGTTCTACGAGAAGGTGGGGGGAAGCGAGGCGCCGATCATCAACATCTCCGGCGGGACGGAGATCTGTGGCTGTTTCCTGATGCCGATGCCCAACCAGCCGCTCAAACCCTGTACCCTCGGCGGTCCTGGCCTGGGAATGGACATCGACATCGTGAACTCCCAGGGCGAGTCGGTCGCCGACGAGGGCGAGCGAGGCTTTCTGGTCGCGCGCGATTCGTGTCCGAGCATGACGAAGTCGCTCTGGGAGGGCGACGAGCGGTATCTCCAGGAGTACTGGAGCTCCTTCGAGGACCCGCCGCTGTGGGACCACGGCGACTGGGCCCAGAAGGACGAGGACGGCTTCTGGTTCCTCCACGGCCGCGCGGATGACGCGCTGAACGTCGCCGGCCGAAAGGTCGGACCCGCCGAAGTCGAGGGCGCGCTGATGGACCACGAGGCGGTCAACCAGGCCGCCGCGGTGGGCGTCCCCGACGACACGACTGGCACGGCGGTCGTCACCTACGTCGTCCTCGAGGAGGGCGTCGAGGAGGGCGACGAGCTGCGCGAGGAGCTGCGCGGGCAGGTCGGCGAGGAGCTCGGAAAACCGTTCCGTCCCCGCGAGGTGCTGTTCGTCGCGGAGTTCCCGAAGACCCAGAGCGGGAAGGTCGTCCGCCGTGCGATCCAGGCCGCCTACACCGGCGAGGAGCTCGGCGACACGGGCTCGATCGAGAACCCCGAGGCGCTGGAGGGGCTCGAGGAAGCGCGATAG
- a CDS encoding winged helix-turn-helix domain-containing protein, producing the protein MERILYYLLTGMRGGTNRIRIIRSLLDRPKNANQLAEELDLNYKTVRHHLDMLEEHDIVLTYGDTYGEMYFLTDEFDAHRETFDRIAEGENG; encoded by the coding sequence ATGGAACGGATCCTCTACTATCTACTCACGGGAATGCGGGGCGGGACGAACAGGATCCGCATCATTCGCTCGCTGCTCGACCGGCCGAAGAACGCGAACCAGCTCGCGGAGGAGCTGGACTTGAACTACAAGACGGTTCGACACCACCTCGACATGCTCGAAGAACACGACATCGTTCTGACGTACGGGGACACGTACGGGGAGATGTACTTCCTCACCGACGAGTTCGACGCACACAGGGAGACGTTCGATCGGATCGCGGAGGGGGAGAACGGATGA